The following coding sequences lie in one Steroidobacter denitrificans genomic window:
- a CDS encoding PD-(D/E)XK nuclease family protein, which yields MPPKIASVTILAASRRLAHALVQDHARRAVAAGQLVWRTPRILHWSTWLRQQWLERRALGQHPALRLLTPAQARVIWSDVVGASEPGAGLLTPAGAARLAARSWQYMQEYLLPLEDLSQADGAEAQALAHWCAGFQARCRSMNALDEADLLYWAHEQALLPHEPVALVGFDVVPPALRRLFDRWRAHGKLLEADETAFEERGQVAVVTAREREHELELAARWARAHWQQGVRRIGIVIPDLQARRAAVRRVFEDVFAPGRRAVGQDPQSSAVTIAAAQPLTDYPLVEAAMQVLQFVLPGRSSVHAGRLLRSPFLGSAEGEQDRRALADGRLRQERRECWDWFELERWAGVTQCERLQHHAREVCTRLRGETSAAPPSRWAERFHGWLKAAGWPGERTLSGVEHQTRNKFHAALAEFGTFDAVHTLLGLPAALARLQELLGETAFEPETPPGVVTVIDPTTVTGMRFDALWVAGLDAGSFPGPVSPDPLIPLSIQQNAGMPGACAEEVMRQARRRLSGWVGCAAQVVLSWPRQEAEAVLRPSALLAPWAPADGAQEVAPLAGVRAWHRSLFAHRPRMETFEDDRAPMLADSAARGGARTLELQSSCPFRAQAELRLGATALARIGLGIEPMDRGTILHRVLAEVWKSLGTQATLHSLAQEQLQAQVRAAAQRHVARALRPALRYRARLAALETEHVIGQVLRLLELEKLRAPFGIRVAEASEPYMIGGLAITLQPDRIDELGEGGQLLIDYKLGTAHQPRQWLDTWPGRPQRPQLPLYALAHQDSLRALAFIVLAPGTVEYRGWSDGTAVGPGVDAYPQGIRPDETVSDWPALLAHWRSTLTQLARAYVAGEAAVDPLPYACTWCHLSTMCRIHEHAPAFTGEDAPSEWRDDE from the coding sequence ATGCCCCCGAAGATAGCGTCGGTGACGATCCTGGCCGCCAGCCGCCGGCTGGCACATGCCCTGGTCCAGGACCATGCCCGGCGTGCCGTGGCCGCGGGACAGCTCGTCTGGCGTACACCACGCATCCTGCATTGGTCTACCTGGCTGCGCCAACAATGGCTCGAAAGACGCGCGCTCGGGCAGCATCCGGCACTACGGCTGTTGACACCGGCCCAGGCCCGGGTGATCTGGAGCGATGTGGTCGGCGCCAGCGAACCCGGGGCAGGGCTGCTGACGCCCGCCGGTGCCGCCAGACTCGCGGCCCGCAGCTGGCAATACATGCAGGAATATCTGCTCCCCCTGGAGGATTTGTCGCAGGCCGACGGCGCGGAGGCCCAGGCATTGGCGCATTGGTGTGCAGGCTTCCAGGCGCGTTGCCGATCCATGAATGCCCTGGACGAAGCAGACCTGCTGTACTGGGCTCACGAGCAGGCACTGCTGCCCCATGAGCCGGTGGCGCTGGTCGGCTTCGATGTCGTGCCGCCGGCATTGCGGCGTCTATTCGATCGATGGCGGGCGCATGGCAAGCTCCTCGAGGCGGATGAGACGGCGTTCGAGGAGCGCGGGCAGGTCGCCGTGGTCACCGCCCGTGAACGCGAGCATGAACTCGAACTCGCCGCCCGTTGGGCGCGCGCGCATTGGCAACAGGGTGTGCGCCGTATCGGCATCGTCATTCCGGACCTGCAGGCCCGGCGGGCGGCGGTGCGGCGTGTGTTCGAGGACGTGTTCGCGCCGGGCCGACGGGCGGTAGGACAGGACCCGCAGAGTTCGGCGGTAACGATCGCGGCTGCGCAGCCGCTGACGGACTATCCGCTGGTCGAGGCCGCCATGCAGGTGCTGCAGTTCGTCTTGCCCGGCCGTTCCAGCGTGCATGCCGGACGCCTGCTGCGATCGCCCTTCCTGGGCAGCGCCGAAGGCGAGCAGGACCGGCGCGCCCTTGCCGATGGCCGGCTGCGCCAGGAGCGGCGCGAATGTTGGGACTGGTTCGAACTGGAACGCTGGGCGGGCGTGACGCAGTGCGAACGGCTGCAGCACCACGCTCGCGAAGTCTGCACCCGGTTGCGCGGGGAAACCTCCGCCGCGCCGCCCAGTCGATGGGCGGAACGTTTTCATGGCTGGCTGAAGGCGGCAGGGTGGCCGGGCGAGCGCACGCTCAGCGGTGTGGAACACCAGACACGGAATAAGTTCCATGCGGCGCTGGCGGAATTCGGCACTTTCGATGCGGTACATACCCTTCTTGGGCTACCGGCCGCGCTGGCGCGCCTGCAGGAGTTGCTGGGCGAGACGGCGTTCGAGCCTGAGACGCCGCCGGGCGTGGTCACCGTGATCGACCCGACGACCGTTACCGGGATGCGCTTCGATGCTCTGTGGGTGGCGGGACTGGATGCGGGTTCATTCCCGGGCCCTGTCAGCCCCGATCCTCTGATTCCATTGTCGATACAACAAAACGCAGGTATGCCCGGAGCATGTGCCGAGGAGGTCATGCGGCAGGCCAGACGACGGCTGTCCGGCTGGGTCGGTTGCGCTGCGCAGGTCGTGCTGAGCTGGCCCCGGCAGGAGGCGGAGGCTGTACTGCGCCCCAGCGCACTGCTGGCGCCCTGGGCGCCTGCCGACGGCGCTCAGGAAGTCGCGCCGCTCGCCGGGGTACGCGCCTGGCACCGCAGCCTGTTCGCGCATCGGCCCCGGATGGAGACATTCGAGGATGATCGAGCGCCGATGCTGGCGGACAGCGCCGCGCGCGGCGGTGCCCGAACGCTCGAGCTGCAATCCAGTTGTCCGTTTCGGGCACAGGCGGAACTGCGCCTGGGCGCGACGGCCTTGGCGCGGATCGGCCTGGGGATCGAGCCGATGGATCGCGGCACGATCCTGCACCGGGTACTCGCCGAGGTATGGAAATCGCTGGGCACCCAGGCGACGCTGCACTCACTGGCGCAGGAACAGCTGCAGGCACAGGTGCGAGCGGCGGCGCAGCGGCATGTCGCGCGGGCGCTGCGGCCGGCGTTGCGATATCGCGCCCGTCTGGCGGCATTGGAGACCGAGCATGTCATCGGGCAGGTGCTGCGCCTGCTGGAACTGGAGAAACTGCGCGCACCCTTTGGTATTCGCGTCGCCGAAGCCTCCGAACCCTACATGATCGGCGGCCTGGCGATCACCCTGCAGCCCGATCGGATCGATGAACTGGGCGAGGGCGGGCAACTGCTGATCGACTACAAGCTCGGCACTGCACACCAGCCGCGCCAATGGCTGGATACCTGGCCCGGCCGTCCGCAACGTCCTCAGCTGCCTCTATACGCGCTGGCGCACCAGGATTCCTTGCGCGCCCTGGCGTTTATCGTGCTGGCGCCGGGAACGGTGGAATATCGCGGCTGGAGCGACGGCACCGCGGTGGGACCGGGTGTGGATGCGTATCCGCAGGGCATACGCCCGGATGAAACCGTGTCCGATTGGCCCGCGCTGCTGGCGCACTGGCGATCGACGTTGACGCAGCTGGCGCGCGCCTATGTCGCCGGGGAAGCCGCGGTGGATCCCTTGCCGTACGCGTGCACCTGGTGCCATCTGAGCACGATGTGCCGCATCCACGAGCATGCCCCGGCATTCACCGGGGAGGATGCGCCGAGCGAGTGGCGCGACGATGAGTAG
- a CDS encoding UvrD-helicase domain-containing protein encodes MSSDADARRQALDPARSFIVQAPAGSGKTELLTQRYLRLLTTVQHPEQILAITFTRKAAAEMRNRILQALHGADGPAPPEEHKRTTWTLAAAVKKQDRRHGWQLADHPSRLRIQTIDALNAGLARRLPVLSGTGAALEPAEDTHPLYEAAVARLIERLGDGSAESACLETLVIHLGNRVDRLDKLLRDLLAKRDQWLHPIMNAAAHDDLRGMLEQTLSDLIERHLTQLCAELPAPLRAEVWVLTSYAAANLLRGADLPPGRRALFEACVENSASGATALEARGECLQAWLAVTEVFLRKEGQVYKSVNVRQGFPPQDTAMKSRMRETLAALAENADLCAYLALLRELPAPHYSTGQWRVLQALLTVLPLAVAELQLVFQAQGKADYLENALRALRALGTNEAPTDLALAFDYRLQHLLIDECQDTSFAQFDLLERLTAGWTPGDGRTLFCVGDPMQSIYRFRQAEVGLFLQLRRQGLRTVQLEPLRLTANFRSLRPLVEWVNQVFPSVLSPRDDPEQGAVKYSPSEAVRGAYPSSEAVRGAADANIAIHSGDAEPADQAQNGNSALTSAGLAPNQDGSPEADTLPVGVHVHAALDEDASAQALRVVHIVREARRLDPAGSIAVLVMARPHVQQIAAALSAASIDFQAIEIELLRSRPVVQDLIALTRALVHPADRTAWLAVLRAPWCGLSLADLHALVGMDRKHTINELLAQAQLENGWPEALGTQGRIRIGRVHAVLRTALHERGRVSLRDWVERTWNSLGGPACLQREQDLDDAQAFLERLEQIEVAGDLADVARLEEQLERLFARPRGEQEAQQAGPVPGPAGIELMTIHKAKGLEFDTVILPELHRRMRNEDQELLRWTRVPGHGGIVFAPLKAQDAEVDPMYRWVERLERQRGSCERARLLYVAATRARRALHLLGSVRSRQDDSGVRLVEPREGSMLRMLWGALRPRFEELTSASPVALPPVPPASGRILRRLPLSWQAPAADSAVPAQPPPLAGIDASAPDFDWVTETARHVGTLVHRELERLVRNGLAVAGGAVPADAAPRLATELAELGVPPQRCEAAVLRVFEAIENILSDARGCWLLGIGEPIQEAESELALSGVVNGRVVSSVIDRSFVDARGIRWIVDFKTSTHEGGQLAWFLDSEVERYRPQLRRYVQLMRCLHPAQPVRAALYFPLLRQWREVEV; translated from the coding sequence ATGAGTAGCGACGCAGACGCACGCCGCCAGGCGCTGGATCCGGCGCGCTCATTCATCGTGCAGGCGCCGGCCGGCTCCGGCAAGACGGAGTTGTTGACACAACGCTACCTGCGCCTGCTCACCACCGTACAGCATCCCGAACAAATCCTGGCCATTACGTTCACGCGCAAGGCTGCTGCGGAGATGCGCAATCGTATCCTGCAGGCGCTGCATGGCGCGGACGGGCCGGCACCTCCCGAGGAGCACAAGCGTACGACCTGGACCTTGGCCGCGGCGGTGAAAAAACAGGATCGCCGGCATGGCTGGCAACTTGCGGATCATCCCTCGCGCCTGCGCATCCAGACGATCGACGCGCTCAATGCCGGCCTGGCGCGGCGCCTGCCGGTGCTGTCCGGCACCGGGGCCGCGCTGGAGCCCGCCGAGGATACCCATCCCTTGTACGAGGCGGCGGTCGCTCGACTCATCGAACGTCTCGGTGACGGATCGGCCGAGTCGGCCTGCCTGGAAACGTTGGTGATCCATCTGGGCAATCGCGTCGACCGGCTCGATAAACTGCTGCGCGATCTGCTGGCCAAGCGGGATCAATGGCTGCATCCCATCATGAACGCGGCGGCGCACGATGATCTGCGCGGCATGTTGGAGCAAACGCTGTCGGATCTGATCGAACGCCACCTGACGCAATTGTGCGCCGAACTGCCGGCCCCGCTGCGCGCCGAGGTGTGGGTCCTGACGAGCTATGCCGCCGCGAATCTGTTGCGGGGTGCCGACCTGCCGCCCGGGCGGCGCGCGCTGTTCGAAGCCTGTGTGGAAAACAGTGCGAGCGGCGCGACGGCCCTGGAAGCGCGCGGCGAGTGCCTGCAGGCGTGGCTGGCCGTCACGGAAGTATTCCTGCGCAAGGAAGGCCAGGTCTACAAATCGGTCAACGTCAGGCAGGGCTTTCCGCCGCAGGATACCGCGATGAAATCGCGCATGCGCGAGACGCTCGCCGCGCTGGCCGAGAATGCCGACCTGTGCGCATATCTTGCGCTGCTGCGCGAGTTGCCCGCGCCGCACTACTCGACCGGGCAATGGCGCGTTCTACAGGCCTTGCTCACGGTGCTGCCGCTTGCGGTGGCCGAACTGCAACTGGTGTTTCAGGCGCAAGGCAAGGCCGATTACCTGGAAAACGCGCTGCGGGCACTGCGGGCGCTGGGTACGAACGAGGCGCCGACCGACCTGGCGCTGGCCTTCGACTACCGGCTGCAGCATCTGCTCATCGACGAATGCCAGGATACCTCGTTTGCGCAGTTCGATCTGCTGGAACGCTTGACGGCGGGCTGGACGCCGGGCGACGGGCGCACACTATTCTGTGTCGGCGATCCCATGCAGTCGATTTATCGCTTTCGCCAGGCCGAAGTAGGATTGTTTTTACAACTGCGCCGCCAGGGACTGCGCACGGTGCAACTCGAGCCGCTGCGGCTCACGGCGAATTTTCGCTCGCTGCGCCCGCTGGTGGAATGGGTCAACCAGGTCTTTCCTTCAGTACTGTCGCCGCGGGATGATCCGGAGCAGGGTGCCGTCAAATACAGTCCCAGCGAGGCGGTACGCGGAGCATATCCTTCCAGCGAGGCGGTACGCGGAGCGGCTGATGCCAATATCGCGATACACAGCGGCGACGCCGAACCCGCCGATCAGGCTCAAAACGGAAATTCGGCTCTGACATCGGCGGGCCTGGCACCGAACCAGGATGGATCGCCGGAGGCGGACACGTTGCCGGTCGGCGTGCATGTACATGCGGCGCTCGATGAGGATGCTTCGGCGCAGGCGCTGCGCGTAGTGCATATCGTGCGCGAGGCACGGCGGCTCGATCCGGCGGGAAGCATCGCCGTTCTGGTGATGGCGCGCCCGCACGTACAGCAGATCGCCGCCGCGCTGAGCGCCGCCTCGATCGATTTCCAGGCCATCGAGATCGAACTGCTGAGATCCCGGCCGGTGGTACAGGATCTGATTGCGCTGACGCGCGCGCTGGTGCATCCGGCCGATCGCACCGCCTGGCTGGCCGTGCTGCGTGCGCCATGGTGTGGCTTGAGCCTGGCCGACCTGCATGCCCTGGTCGGCATGGATCGGAAACACACGATCAATGAACTGCTGGCACAAGCGCAGCTGGAGAATGGCTGGCCGGAAGCGCTCGGCACCCAGGGTCGCATACGCATCGGCCGGGTTCATGCGGTGTTGCGCACCGCCTTGCATGAACGTGGCCGCGTTTCTCTGCGCGACTGGGTCGAGCGCACCTGGAACTCCCTGGGTGGACCGGCTTGCCTGCAGCGCGAGCAGGATCTGGACGATGCGCAAGCCTTCCTGGAACGCCTGGAACAAATCGAGGTGGCTGGCGACCTGGCGGACGTGGCGCGGCTCGAAGAGCAGTTGGAGCGCCTGTTCGCACGCCCGCGCGGCGAGCAGGAAGCGCAGCAGGCGGGCCCGGTGCCGGGACCGGCAGGCATCGAACTCATGACCATCCACAAGGCGAAGGGCCTGGAGTTCGACACGGTGATTCTGCCGGAACTGCATCGCCGGATGCGTAACGAGGACCAGGAGCTGTTGCGCTGGACCCGCGTACCCGGCCACGGCGGCATCGTATTCGCGCCGCTCAAAGCGCAAGATGCCGAGGTGGATCCGATGTATCGCTGGGTCGAGCGGCTGGAACGTCAGCGCGGCTCGTGTGAACGGGCGCGACTGCTGTATGTGGCGGCGACCCGCGCCCGACGCGCGCTGCATTTGCTGGGCAGCGTGCGTTCGAGGCAGGACGACTCGGGAGTGCGCCTGGTCGAGCCGCGCGAGGGCTCGATGCTGCGCATGCTGTGGGGCGCATTGCGGCCTCGCTTCGAGGAGCTGACATCGGCATCGCCGGTGGCGCTGCCGCCGGTGCCGCCGGCGTCCGGAAGGATATTGCGGCGTTTGCCTCTGTCCTGGCAGGCGCCTGCCGCGGATAGCGCCGTGCCCGCGCAGCCCCCACCGCTTGCCGGCATCGATGCCTCGGCGCCGGATTTCGATTGGGTGACGGAAACAGCGCGCCATGTGGGAACGCTGGTACATCGCGAGTTGGAGCGTCTGGTGCGTAACGGCCTTGCGGTGGCCGGTGGCGCCGTACCGGCCGACGCCGCGCCGCGCCTGGCAACCGAGCTGGCCGAACTGGGTGTGCCGCCGCAGCGCTGCGAAGCGGCCGTCCTGCGCGTGTTCGAAGCTATCGAGAATATCTTGTCGGATGCCCGGGGCTGCTGGCTGCTGGGTATCGGCGAGCCGATCCAGGAGGCGGAATCGGAGCTCGCGCTCAGCGGGGTGGTGAACGGCCGCGTCGTCTCCAGTGTCATCGATCGCAGCTTTGTCGACGCCCGGGGGATACGCTGGATCGTCGACTTCAAGACCAGCACGCACGAGGGCGGGCAGCTTGCATGGTTCCTGGATTCGGAGGTAGAGCGTTATCGTCCGCAACTGCGGCGTTACGTCCAGCTGATGCGCTGCCTGCATCCGGCGCAGCCGGTACGTGCAGCCTTGTATTTTCCCCTGCTACGCCAATGGCGTGAAGTCGAAGTATAG
- a CDS encoding type II secretion system protein N encodes MKKLFGTEASGCRIMPFVLLGGGAFLLFALLTLPARLALGWLAPAQTRLEGISGTLWHGRAENLQWQEARLGRLEWRLHPTALLGARLRADLTLNRADGFAQATVTAGRQGRLRVTDLTASLPLNALSAIPSMGGWNGTLDLKFADLRLERGWPIQAAGRLDAVALSGWVGGWVGGSMGGSAGRPLRLGSYRVDFAPAADSTRAAVPAGTLIDTGGPLQVTGSVQLRADRSYIIEGLVTPRPEASSEIVQALQFLGPADAQGRRPFSLEGSF; translated from the coding sequence ATGAAGAAGCTCTTCGGCACGGAAGCGTCTGGCTGCCGCATCATGCCCTTCGTCCTGCTGGGCGGCGGTGCCTTCCTCCTGTTTGCGCTGCTCACCCTGCCCGCGCGCCTGGCGCTGGGATGGCTTGCGCCCGCTCAGACACGCCTGGAGGGCATATCGGGTACGCTCTGGCATGGGCGCGCCGAGAACCTGCAATGGCAGGAAGCGCGACTGGGGCGGCTCGAATGGCGACTGCACCCGACAGCACTGCTGGGCGCGCGCCTGCGTGCGGACCTGACCCTCAACCGTGCCGATGGTTTTGCGCAGGCCACGGTAACCGCCGGCCGGCAAGGCCGGCTGCGCGTCACCGATCTCACTGCCTCCCTGCCGTTGAATGCGCTGTCGGCGATACCGTCGATGGGCGGCTGGAACGGTACGCTCGATCTCAAGTTTGCCGATCTGCGCCTGGAGCGGGGCTGGCCGATCCAGGCGGCCGGCCGGCTCGATGCCGTGGCGCTCAGCGGATGGGTGGGCGGATGGGTGGGCGGATCGATGGGCGGTTCAGCGGGCAGGCCGCTCAGGCTCGGCAGCTATCGGGTCGATTTCGCGCCCGCCGCGGACAGCACACGAGCCGCGGTGCCGGCCGGCACGCTCATCGACACCGGCGGTCCGCTGCAGGTGACAGGCAGCGTGCAGCTGCGGGCCGATCGCAGCTATATCATCGAAGGACTCGTCACACCGCGCCCCGAAGCCTCGAGCGAGATCGTCCAGGCGTTGCAGTTTCTGGGTCCGGCGGATGCGCAGGGCCGCCGGCCCTTCTCCCTCGAGGGCAGCTTCTGA
- the gspM gene encoding type II secretion system protein GspM — protein MNLQQLKDRFHSLQAREQLFIGVGVVLAVLLALYTLALAPFHDAVKSRSERVVRKEADLAWMRGIGPEMLALNAGAPAAEHAATDSLVVLVDRTARECGLGTALTGQTPDGETGIRVRLEAAEFDTLVACLGDLQQRYAINVESATIDRSGNPGYVNASLVLTRAGS, from the coding sequence ATGAATCTGCAGCAGCTCAAGGACCGATTTCATTCCTTGCAAGCGCGCGAGCAGCTATTCATCGGTGTCGGCGTCGTCCTGGCCGTGCTGCTCGCGCTCTATACGCTGGCGCTTGCGCCCTTCCACGATGCCGTGAAATCGCGCAGCGAACGGGTCGTCCGGAAGGAAGCCGATCTGGCCTGGATGCGCGGCATCGGCCCGGAGATGCTGGCGCTGAATGCCGGCGCCCCCGCCGCGGAGCACGCCGCCACGGATTCGCTGGTCGTACTGGTCGATCGTACCGCCCGCGAATGCGGCCTGGGCACCGCACTCACCGGCCAGACGCCCGACGGCGAGACCGGTATTCGCGTCAGGCTGGAGGCCGCGGAATTCGACACGCTGGTGGCCTGCCTGGGGGATCTGCAGCAGCGGTATGCCATCAATGTCGAGTCTGCGACGATCGATCGCAGCGGCAATCCTGGATATGTCAACGCGAGCCTGGTGCTCACACGCGCAGGCAGCTGA
- the gspL gene encoding type II secretion system protein GspL has translation MLAPRNFAAAVDPDRMLMPEFLVVRLRPGNRNTPGTQGADTPLQPAAGQDGGAVPPADPISYLAEWLIVDGDGVARDAVCSGPLSLAAAAQTPARRLIVLVPGTQVLLVEPVLPPRSGAKLAQIVPFALEEQLAGDLEDQHFAIGRLAAGAALGPRRTASRGTPVAIVTHPAMQAWQAALAAAGLHPNAIYAETEALPPTPNGVTVLIHELCVYLKRPLAPAVVLEVEPLIEALQLALASGEETREHVTIYVGEEDYQRERELLEGLREFTASLQLKLLPQGPLPMLAAQIVQGTAVNLLQGPYQVRTRLNISFAPWRHAAALALVFAALHLGAKSWQYMHDRAAEARLDTQITAIYQQLMPGTPVPAADQARRRVEARLAQLRGGNVAQGMMATLAALGEALAEAPGTNIEALSYRDQITDLRVLVPSVETLDRIRQVAGERGVSAKIESANPRDSKFEGRLQLRNPGV, from the coding sequence GTGCTCGCCCCTCGAAACTTCGCCGCCGCCGTCGACCCGGACAGGATGCTGATGCCGGAATTTCTAGTCGTTCGATTGCGCCCCGGCAACAGGAACACTCCCGGCACCCAGGGCGCGGATACGCCGCTCCAGCCGGCAGCCGGTCAGGACGGCGGCGCCGTACCGCCCGCCGATCCGATCAGCTACCTGGCGGAGTGGCTCATCGTCGACGGCGACGGCGTGGCGCGTGACGCCGTATGCTCGGGTCCGCTGTCGCTGGCCGCCGCGGCACAGACCCCCGCACGCCGCCTGATCGTGCTCGTTCCGGGTACGCAGGTGCTGCTTGTCGAGCCGGTGCTGCCGCCGCGCAGCGGAGCAAAACTGGCGCAGATCGTACCCTTCGCGCTCGAGGAACAGCTGGCCGGCGATCTCGAGGATCAGCACTTCGCCATCGGCCGCCTCGCCGCAGGCGCGGCGCTCGGACCTCGGCGTACGGCGTCACGCGGCACGCCGGTCGCTATCGTTACGCACCCGGCCATGCAGGCATGGCAGGCCGCGCTGGCCGCCGCCGGACTGCATCCGAACGCGATCTACGCGGAGACCGAGGCGCTGCCGCCGACACCCAACGGCGTCACGGTGCTGATCCACGAACTATGCGTGTACCTGAAGCGTCCGCTCGCGCCCGCCGTGGTACTCGAGGTCGAGCCGTTGATCGAAGCCTTGCAGTTGGCGCTCGCCTCCGGCGAGGAAACACGTGAGCACGTCACGATCTACGTCGGCGAGGAGGACTACCAACGGGAGCGTGAGCTGCTGGAGGGACTGCGTGAATTCACTGCCAGCCTGCAGCTGAAACTGCTGCCGCAGGGCCCGCTGCCGATGCTGGCTGCGCAGATCGTGCAAGGTACGGCGGTCAACCTGCTGCAGGGCCCCTATCAGGTCCGTACACGACTGAACATATCGTTCGCCCCCTGGCGCCATGCCGCCGCACTGGCGTTGGTGTTTGCCGCCCTGCACCTGGGCGCAAAATCCTGGCAGTACATGCATGACCGCGCTGCCGAAGCACGCCTGGATACGCAGATCACCGCGATCTATCAGCAGCTCATGCCCGGCACGCCGGTGCCGGCGGCGGACCAGGCGCGCAGGCGGGTGGAGGCTCGCCTGGCCCAGCTGCGCGGCGGCAATGTCGCACAGGGCATGATGGCGACCCTGGCGGCCCTGGGCGAAGCCTTGGCGGAAGCGCCCGGGACGAACATCGAAGCCTTGTCCTATCGGGACCAGATCACCGATCTGCGAGTGCTGGTCCCGTCCGTGGAGACGCTGGATCGTATTCGCCAGGTGGCCGGCGAACGCGGCGTCAGCGCCAAGATCGAATCGGCCAATCCCCGTGATTCCAAGTTCGAGGGCCGGCTGCAACTCAGGAATCCGGGCGTATGA